GCATCATCCAGCAATTGCGGATCATCCTTATACATGTCCAGCAGCTCCACATATGCCTTAATCGACGTAAGTGGTGTCTTGAACTCATGGCTGATGTTACCGATATATTGTTTCTGCTGCTGCTCCAGAGCCTGAAGCTTCTCGATAGCGAGCTGAAGCTTCTGCTGTTCCGCATGCATGGCTTCAATATTTTGTTGAATCGATGTGCTCATATAATAAATGCCCTGTCCCAGTTCGCCCAATTCATCCTTGCGACTCACTGGTGATTCGGTAATATAATGCCCTTCACGAATGGAATCGGCAGACTTCTTCAATCGGGTTATAGCAACAGCAAAACGATTGTAGAAGAGATATCCCAGAATGAAGCTAAGTCCAACAACCGCAATCCCCGCCCACATAAACAACTGAAGGATACGGGCATAGAATTCATGATAGCTCTGAACCGGATACTGCATGCGCACAGCACCCATCTGTCCATCCGGTCCGTCCAGCGGTGCTACATATAGCAGGGTGTCCCCCTGTTCGTGATAAGCAATTTTATTTTGCAGCGCATAGTTCAGCGTCGCTGTGATATCTGCACTTTCCTCAGACATGATTGATGAACCAACCTGCTGTCCCTTCATATCATAAAGCGCGATGGGCAGACCTGTGGAGCTTGCAAGCTCTTGAGCCAACCTGCGGCCATTTTGCTGTAAAAAAACCTCCTGCTCCAGACGAACGGACTCGGTATAGTAAGACTGCCGCACATTCAGATTCACCAGACGGGTCTGCTGGGACAGAATGGTCTCGATCTGCGTCTGCTGGTTGCGCTCAATACCTCGCAATACCAAGGAGCTGAGCACAACGACGGTCAGGATTAGCAATGCGGCCAGAAAAACGCTGAACTTCAGCTTAATGCTGACTCTC
This window of the Paenibacillus marchantiae genome carries:
- a CDS encoding sensor histidine kinase; this encodes MRVSIKLKFSVFLAALLILTVVVLSSLVLRGIERNQQTQIETILSQQTRLVNLNVRQSYYTESVRLEQEVFLQQNGRRLAQELASSTGLPIALYDMKGQQVGSSIMSEESADITATLNYALQNKIAYHEQGDTLLYVAPLDGPDGQMGAVRMQYPVQSYHEFYARILQLFMWAGIAVVGLSFILGYLFYNRFAVAITRLKKSADSIREGHYITESPVSRKDELGELGQGIYYMSTSIQQNIEAMHAEQQKLQLAIEKLQALEQQQKQYIGNISHEFKTPLTSIKAYVELLDMYKDDPQLLDDATSNIGKETERLYEMVEKVLHLSALEKYDFENQAEDVEVRALLEDACGRMRGKAEKFALNMELTLLPAVIRSDRESLMHIFINLLDNAIKYNVPGGVIRVSNELRMQERQAVIRIFNSGTPIPDEASEKIFEPFYTINKDRARKTGGTGLGLSLVKQFVEKQGGTISLLPGDPKHGEGTTFQLVFPLAHSSLQVGNKSE